A window of the Branchiostoma lanceolatum isolate klBraLanc5 chromosome 13, klBraLanc5.hap2, whole genome shotgun sequence genome harbors these coding sequences:
- the LOC136447098 gene encoding uncharacterized protein, with amino-acid sequence MSTDWLTMAVALMAVLATSGALDLRVPVVDIETFDVRSLVYRENENWMLDVTVSWEQPDGVDPEGYMVLLKDPYADVSADPQGMPDDDFLDDWDFDFDMFGPPADAAVTTARQRLEDRGFVFVGTESYSVGDLEFTHDYEIEVVVLNHTDSAGRGAVHRFLTPDCYSRTHDLNFCRQQEVVFASKPANMTLVNVSVTCVEVEADHKSDEESGQSKKNKTVAMATAWISWVRPVQQGGDIILYVIRLEHDGKNVQEGVFDTSVDEDPNRNPLVPILYVIDQVRLNKTYTLKVTPYVNKTGDFSPYGMLAQLTFNTNNLSAERCFPAAGVQGSASAVSGAPVSTPGTVSTFCCLFIVLGLLLDLKIAYLF; translated from the exons ATGTCTACCGACTGGTTGACCATGGCGGTTGCTTTAATGGCGGTTCTAGCGACCTCGGGGGCCTTGGATCTAC GGGTCCCTGTGGTCGACATAGAGACGTTTGACGTCAGAAGTCTCGTGTACCGCGAGAACGAGAACTGGATGCTTGACGTCACAGTGTCATGGGAACAACCCGATG GAGTTGACCCCGAGGGCTACATGGTGCTGCTGAAGGACCCGTATGCTGACGTCAGCGCGGACCCGCAAGGCATGCCGGATGATGACTTCCTCGACGACTGGGACTTTGACTTCGACATGTTCGGGCCTCCAGCCGACGCGGCAGTGACGACAGCGCGACAACGCCTGGAGGACCGTGGATTCGTCTTCGTC GGGACGGAATCTTACTCGGTCGGGGACCTGGAGTTTACACACGACTACGAGATTGAG GTCGTAGTGTTGAACCACACGGACAGCGCGGGGCGAGGTGCCGTCCACCGGTTCCTTACTCCAG ACTGCTACTCGCGTACCCACGACTTGAACTTCTGTCGCCAGCAAG AGGTTGTGTTTGCCAGCAAACCGGCCAACATGACCCTCGTCAACGTGAGTGTGACGTGTGTGGAGGTGGAGGCTGACCACAAGTCAGACGAGGAAAGCGGGCAgagcaagaaaaacaaaactgtcgccatggcaaccgcgTGGATTTCCTGGGTCCGCCCTGTTCAGCAAGGGGGTGACATCATCTTATACGTCATCCGCCTGGAGCATGACGGGAAGAATGTGCAAGAAGGTGTATTTGACACTTCGGTGGACGAG GATCCGAACAGAAATCCGCTCGTTCCCATACTGTACGTCATTGACCAAGTGAGGCTGAACAAGACCTACACATTAAAG GTGACGCCTTACGTGAACAAGACGGGTGATTTCAGCCCGTACGGAATGTTGGCACAGCTCACCTTTAACACCAACAACCTTTCAGCAG AACGCTGTTTCCCAGCGGCCGGGGTGCAGGGTTCCGCTAGCGCTGTCTCCGGAGCACCTGTCTCCACACCTGGGACCGTCTCAACATTCTGTTGTCTCTTCATCGTCCTCGGTCTGCTGTTGGACCTCAAAATTGCCTACTTGTTTTAG
- the LOC136447097 gene encoding proton-coupled zinc antiporter SLC30A2-like isoform X1 codes for MDDKIVLAPPTTVCLLCSSVEPLTPTEDDTDRGTVLYFTKKGLVTRRKVCLYCQECEAKYSYTDYGNVKRGYRLYATPRDAAGLIGSCAVERTLIHPLLFDDRADREKSWTGFARAYNAAYSLTRDKALTTDVLQAAILEAELERYYREAGRLQLRYKSLEDEIDQLLGVNSSTEFRRAPSTPDTVRSDDSDQGSDGSLLAVGPAETETKEGGRPLRNGLTGNRLPIGPDGFHCHAIRPENPEEENRKAFRKLLIATCLSLFFVVMELIGGYLAGSLVVQTDAAHVLADVASFLLSLASIRLSSRARTKRMTYGWLRVQVVGSLTSIIIVWIVTGVLVYCATMRLVRGSYHIHGNIMLITAVIGVIVNTILGYVLHEQAHEGHGHGHGHSHTHGGDPEFPDSFHNPDDILQRIRVFFGLSSNTFKAPSKSILVRAAFIHVLGDFLQSLGVLLAACIIYVRPAWKAIDPICTYVFSILVLITTISVMRDLLIAIMQGFPRELDFGEVAETLTKVNGVVQVHDLHVWILCDHHFVLTSHIVKDPSADSQEILRDATSQVNLEFDIQHVTLQIEDFQPIMKTCENCRLPAK; via the exons ATGGATGACAAGATCGTGCTCGCTCCGCCCACCACGGTGTGTCTCCTGTGTTCTTCGGTCGAGCCCTTGACCCCCACCGAAGACGACACCGACAGAGGAACCGTTCTGTACTTCACAAAGAAGGGACTCGTCACGCGCAGGAAAGTGTGCCTGTATTGTCAGGAGTGTGAGGCCAAGTACAGTTACACGGACTATGGGAACGTCAAGCGCGGGTACCGACTGTACGCCACACCGAGGGACGCCGCGGGGTTGATTGGGTCATGTGCCGTAGAGAGGACACTCATACACCCGCTGCTCTTCGACGATCG GGCCGACAGGGAAAAGAGCTGGACGGGCTTCGCAAGAGCCTACAATGCCGCCTATAGTCTTACACGTGACAAGG CATTGACTACTGACGTCTTgcaagccgccatcttggaagcGGAGCTGGAACGGTACTATCGCGAGGCAGGCCGCCTGCAGTTAAGATATAAATCGCTAGAGGACGAGATTGACCAGTTGCTGGGGGTCAACAGCAGCACGGAGTTCCGCAGAGCGCCGTCAACACCAGATACTGTTCGATCTGATG ATTCGGACCAGGGGTCAGACGGCAGCCTGTTAGCGGTCGGGCCGGCGGAGACGGAGACGAAGGAAGGGGGGCGGCCCCTGCGCAACGGACTAACTGGCAACCGTCTTCCG ATCGGGCCTGATGGCTTCCATTGCCACGCGATCCGCCCAGAAAACCCTGAGGAAGAGAACAGAAAAGCTTTTAGAAAACTGCTCATCGCAACCTGCCTGTCACTCTTCTTTGTTGTCATGGAGCTAATAG GTGGGTACCTCGCTGGGAGTCTAGTCGTGCAGACGGACGCTGCGCATGTGCTGGCTGACGTAGCCTCGTTCCTGTTGAGCCTCGCTTCCATCCGGTTGTCATCGCGAGCTCGGACGAAACGGATGACGTATGGCTGGCTGCGCGTCC AGGTGGTGGGTTCTCTCACGTCAATCATAATCGTGTGGATCGTGACCGGTGTGCTGGTCTACTGCGCCACCATGCGGCTGGTTAGGGGATCGTACCACATCCACGGGAACATCATGCTGATCACAGCAGTCATAGGCGTCATCGTCAACACCAT CCTCGGTTACGTGCTGCACGAGCAGGCGCACGAGGGGCACGGTCACGGCCATGGTCACAGCCACACCCACGGCGGGGACCCGGAGTTTCCCGACAGTTTCCACAACCCTGACGACATCTTGCAGCGCATCCGCGTCTTCTTCGGGCTCTCGTCCAATACCTTTAAGGCACCGAGCAAGAGCATCCTGGTGAGAGCGGCGTTCATCCACGTCTTGGGAGACTTCCTGCAGAGTCTCGGGGTGCTCCTGGCGGCGTGCATCATTTACGTCAGG CCGGCGTGGAAAGCCATTGACCCCATCTGTACTTACGTGTTTTCCATCCTGGTCCTCATCACAACCATCAGCGTCATGCGGGACCTGCTCATCGCTATTATGCAGG GATTCCCACGTGAGCTCGACTTTGGTGAGGTCGCTGAAACCCTGACCAAAGTCAATGGTGTGGTCCAAGTTCACGACCTCCACGTCTGGATACTGTGTGACCATCACTTCGTCCTCACCTCACACATTGTCAAAG ACCCGTCGGCGGATTCCCAGGAAATTTTACGGGATGCCACGTCACAAGTCAACCTGGAGTTCGACATCCAACACGTGACTCTACAGATCGAGGACTTCCAACCCATCATGAAAACGTGCGAAAACTGCCGACTTCCCGCTAAGTGA
- the LOC136447097 gene encoding proton-coupled zinc antiporter SLC30A2-like isoform X2, whose translation MDDKIVLAPPTTVCLLCSSVEPLTPTEDDTDRGTVLYFTKKGLVTRRKVCLYCQECEAKYSYTDYGNVKRGYRLYATPRDAAGLIGSCAVERTLIHPLLFDDRADREKSWTGFARAYNAAYSLTRDKALTTDVLQAAILEAELERYYREAGRLQLRYKSLEDEIDQLLGVNSSTEFRRAPSTPDTVRSDGTKIKYSDQGSDGSLLAVGPAETETKEGGRPLRNGLTGNRLPIGPDGFHCHAIRPENPEEENRKAFRKLLIATCLSLFFVVMELIGGYLAGSLVVQTDAAHVLADVASFLLSLASIRLSSRARTKRMTYGWLRVQVVGSLTSIIIVWIVTGVLVYCATMRLVRGSYHIHGNIMLITAVIGVIVNTILGYVLHEQAHEGHGHGHGHSHTHGGDPEFPDSFHNPDDILQRIRVFFGLSSNTFKAPSKSILVRAAFIHVLGDFLQSLGVLLAACIIYVRPAWKAIDPICTYVFSILVLITTISVMRDLLIAIMQGFPRELDFGEVAETLTKVNGVVQVHDLHVWILCDHHFVLTSHIVKDPSADSQEILRDATSQVNLEFDIQHVTLQIEDFQPIMKTCENCRLPAK comes from the exons ATGGATGACAAGATCGTGCTCGCTCCGCCCACCACGGTGTGTCTCCTGTGTTCTTCGGTCGAGCCCTTGACCCCCACCGAAGACGACACCGACAGAGGAACCGTTCTGTACTTCACAAAGAAGGGACTCGTCACGCGCAGGAAAGTGTGCCTGTATTGTCAGGAGTGTGAGGCCAAGTACAGTTACACGGACTATGGGAACGTCAAGCGCGGGTACCGACTGTACGCCACACCGAGGGACGCCGCGGGGTTGATTGGGTCATGTGCCGTAGAGAGGACACTCATACACCCGCTGCTCTTCGACGATCG GGCCGACAGGGAAAAGAGCTGGACGGGCTTCGCAAGAGCCTACAATGCCGCCTATAGTCTTACACGTGACAAGG CATTGACTACTGACGTCTTgcaagccgccatcttggaagcGGAGCTGGAACGGTACTATCGCGAGGCAGGCCGCCTGCAGTTAAGATATAAATCGCTAGAGGACGAGATTGACCAGTTGCTGGGGGTCAACAGCAGCACGGAGTTCCGCAGAGCGCCGTCAACACCAGATACTGTTCGATCTGATG GCACCAAAATTAAAT ATTCGGACCAGGGGTCAGACGGCAGCCTGTTAGCGGTCGGGCCGGCGGAGACGGAGACGAAGGAAGGGGGGCGGCCCCTGCGCAACGGACTAACTGGCAACCGTCTTCCG ATCGGGCCTGATGGCTTCCATTGCCACGCGATCCGCCCAGAAAACCCTGAGGAAGAGAACAGAAAAGCTTTTAGAAAACTGCTCATCGCAACCTGCCTGTCACTCTTCTTTGTTGTCATGGAGCTAATAG GTGGGTACCTCGCTGGGAGTCTAGTCGTGCAGACGGACGCTGCGCATGTGCTGGCTGACGTAGCCTCGTTCCTGTTGAGCCTCGCTTCCATCCGGTTGTCATCGCGAGCTCGGACGAAACGGATGACGTATGGCTGGCTGCGCGTCC AGGTGGTGGGTTCTCTCACGTCAATCATAATCGTGTGGATCGTGACCGGTGTGCTGGTCTACTGCGCCACCATGCGGCTGGTTAGGGGATCGTACCACATCCACGGGAACATCATGCTGATCACAGCAGTCATAGGCGTCATCGTCAACACCAT CCTCGGTTACGTGCTGCACGAGCAGGCGCACGAGGGGCACGGTCACGGCCATGGTCACAGCCACACCCACGGCGGGGACCCGGAGTTTCCCGACAGTTTCCACAACCCTGACGACATCTTGCAGCGCATCCGCGTCTTCTTCGGGCTCTCGTCCAATACCTTTAAGGCACCGAGCAAGAGCATCCTGGTGAGAGCGGCGTTCATCCACGTCTTGGGAGACTTCCTGCAGAGTCTCGGGGTGCTCCTGGCGGCGTGCATCATTTACGTCAGG CCGGCGTGGAAAGCCATTGACCCCATCTGTACTTACGTGTTTTCCATCCTGGTCCTCATCACAACCATCAGCGTCATGCGGGACCTGCTCATCGCTATTATGCAGG GATTCCCACGTGAGCTCGACTTTGGTGAGGTCGCTGAAACCCTGACCAAAGTCAATGGTGTGGTCCAAGTTCACGACCTCCACGTCTGGATACTGTGTGACCATCACTTCGTCCTCACCTCACACATTGTCAAAG ACCCGTCGGCGGATTCCCAGGAAATTTTACGGGATGCCACGTCACAAGTCAACCTGGAGTTCGACATCCAACACGTGACTCTACAGATCGAGGACTTCCAACCCATCATGAAAACGTGCGAAAACTGCCGACTTCCCGCTAAGTGA